The DNA segment CAGCAAACTCTGACAGCCGTCCCAATCCATCTGTAGCGGCTTTCGCTACTTCATCAGCAGTACCTTCGCCAGCAGCATTCACACGAATAGTGGCACAACCCAGATATTTAGCTGCCTCTACCCATTTGTAGTGATTTTCAACAGCCTGTTTCCGTTTGGCATCATCCAAATCCCCCAGATTACCTTCTGCGTCACACATAATCAGGTGGTTGCGTACACCATTGTCTTTACAGCGCATCAGTAGTTCTTTCAGATACGTCTGATTGGTGGCATTTTCCTTAAATGTGTGTGTACCATCAAAGAAACAGGTATTTACATACTCAACAATAGTAATTCCAAAGTCTTTTTTTGCTTTAACGGGAAAATCCAGGTTAGAAAGTTGTTTTCCAAAAATTGCTTTATGCAATGACCATTCTGCCAGAGATATCTCAAAAAACATCTTTTTTGGAGATGCAGCAAATGCATCACCTAATACAGGTAAGAAAGCAGCCGCAGCCGAGGCTTGTCCCAACTGCTTCAGAAAATCACGACGATGTAGTGACATAAGTGGTAAATAGTTAATAAGCGGAAAGAATAGGAAAGGGATTTACTTATGTAGTAGATTCCGACTTAAATATAGGACTATTTGGATTAATACCTGTACAAATTGGATTCACTTTTCTGTTTATTTTATACCTTATCTCCTTCACGCAATTTTACCTCTCTGCCAGTCTCCCTCATTCATAAACTTCTAGTGTAAAGGGTAGCCAAAAATAGTTATCCTTTTTTAAAGTAATTCTTTTATGTGCTACGTCTTCTCTTATATAAACCCTATTTATCTATTTCTAAACAACTAAGAAAATGACTGCACAAATCTTTAAATCCATTTTGTTTGGTGCCTTGTTTGGAACTGCACTCTTTTTTATGCCGTTCTTTTTACTACGCATTGTATTATTCATTGTAATTATTGGCGCTCTTTTCCGACTCTTTGCCCGCAGACGGTTTGGACCATCTGGGCATCGCAGATCCTTTACCCATTTCACGGATCGTATTCGAAGTATGAGTGACGAGGAGTATACAGCATTTAAACAACGTTCTCAGGATCGTTGCGGGTTTTATCGTAGCAAACCTGCAGAAAGCATGTAAAGCAGGCTCACATCTGATAGATCAAACTATTCATTCACAGAAAAAAAAAGATATAACTATGAAAAGAAGCACAAGATTTCTGATTGCCTTTACTGCAGCAGCCCTTACATTCGGAACATTGCGGGCATTTGTAGGTCCAGCTCACTGGAACAGATGGCATAATCACCCCCATCATTGTTATGAAGATTCGCAAGAACATCATCACTGGCGAGACAACAAACATGGACATTCTTCTAATGCACAGGCTCCTGAAAACGACCGCAACGATCATCCGGATAGTTCCCGTCAGTAACAAGTCGTTACAATAAAATTTTGGATTTTTTTTCCCAGATTCCAGTAAATAAAAATCCATTTGTAGACTTATTTACGTACATATAGTAATCGTAAATTAAAACATAGAGTAATTAAAAAAGAGCAGATATCCTTATCTGCTCTTTTTTTTATACAGGCATATTTTTTTAATTGGAATAAAAACCGTCTCTCTATAATCTATAGCAATACAATCAGAATCTCAATCTATACAAAACAATGGGTATCTTAATAAGTTACGACATCAGTTCGGAATACAAAATCGTTAAGCAGGAGCTAAAAAAGAAAGGATATAAAGACCAGTTTATTTCTGATAATACAGTTTATTATCTTCCCAACAAAACTCTTTGGCATGATAAGGAAACCCTGACTCCCAAAAAGGCGTTAAAAGACTTACACGATATTATCCAGATGCAGAATCTGACTACATCGCCCAAGATTGAAGTTATTCGTGTATTTGCTGTTTCTTTTCCACTATCATCCTGGGCTGCCATACAAGGTACACAACCAACTTTATAAGAATTTATAAAAAGTAAAAATATCATTTTCTCTGGCTATCAGTATAATACATCTCTACATCTTACGTTATAGAAGCAAAAAAATATTTTTCTTCCTGTGAAAACAGGTTACCTTTTCATACAACCGCCATTAAGTATTAAAATTTGGTATAGATTTTGCACGTCTATAAAACACTCTTAATTACTACAACTATGATGACTGCCGCTGCTATTGTATCTTTCCTATTGGTAAATGGTTTTCTTGTATTTCAAAACCGTTCAGAAAAAGAAGCATTAAATGCCTCTAATTCTGGCAATCACCATTTGGATTGATTCGCTACCACTTACACTAAAAAGAATTAACAGACTATAAGTCTGGCATGTTAAAACAACAATCATCCAATTATAACGTTATTGAGCTAAATAGAGTCATTTAGAGACGTGAAAGGGCTCTTGTTTAGTCAAAGGAAAAGAATCGATACATTGTCGGTTCTTTTTTTATTTTCTGCCATAAATTATTTCTTCTACTATTATTAATTATTTGCCTGAGACACCTGATAAAGAAGCGGTACTCTCAGGTTTCAGATTAGGTAGAATAATAGTAAAGAGCGTTCCTTTATCTATCTCACTTCTAAGCATAATCTTTCCACCCATCTGTTCTACGACTTTTTTAACAATATACAAACCCAATCCAGATCCATCCTTTCGTTCTGCCCCCTAGGAAGAACATAGTAAAAGCTTTTCTTTGTAGACATCTTCAATACCTTGCCCATTGTCTTCTAGGGTAATAGTTGCTTCCTGATTTATGTGGCCTGCTTCGTTCTGATTGTACAATAACTTCTTATTCATGTTATTGTTTCTTTAAGATCAAGTATCTCATGATAATTTGATACCAAATTAGACTAGAATAACATACTTGAACAGATAGCAAGATAAAAGGCTCAGGAATAGCACCTAAGATTATATAAGAGTTTTGCAGCACCCGATTTGAAAAACTTAGCTGTTTTTTGTTATACCTTTGTACCCTATTTTATTTTTCATTTTTCACATCCAATTATGAAACAGTATTTCAGAAGTTTGTCTTTTGTAGCAGTGCTAGCTTTTGCTGCAAGTTGTGCTTCACACACTGAAGAGTCGACAGCAACAACAGAATCGACTGCAGACACAGTAGCCACACTAGTAGAGGATACAACAGCTTCTACTGCCACAGAAGACAGTACAAAAACCCAGCTTGAATCTATTTCGGGAGAAGTAAAAGAAGTAACACCAGGCAAGGATGGTTATACAGCCAAGCTAGTAACCAGTGACAACAAAACATATTTTGCGACAGTTAGTCACGCCAATCTGAAAGAAAATGCAAGTCAATATCGGGCTGTAAAGGTGGGAGAAACTATTCAGATTACAGGAGAAGTATGGAAAATGGGCGAAGAAGATCATGTAACTGTTCGCTCTCTGAAATAAACTTTTTTCCAATACAAGGGATTGGGGATATAAGTAAATACCCCAGCGTCTACACTTTTGAAAAGGCTGTAGGCGCTGGAGTATTTTGATTACTTTTTAACCTCTTTTTCTTAAACTGATATCATACGAATGAGAAACAAAAAAATTGCAGGAGTTATCATGCTCTTACTATCCTGTTTGTATTCATGTGATCCAGGCATTGGTGTAGCAATACACAACAAGACAAACAAAGATAAAACCATTCAAGTCCTTTATCCAGCTAATTTCAGGTTTCCTGGTGATAGTGGCCAGTCACAGTACAACCTTTGTATCCGAGACTCGATAAAGACTTTTGATTTAATGGAGAAAAATAACTACTTACATCCTATTGTAATTCCAATGGCCAACTGGGATACAGTTGTCAGAACCTATTCATTCATTCTTAAAGCCAATCATGGAGCAGTGATTGAAAGCCGCTTCTTAGCTGCATTCCCGACGTTTGGTCAGGTTTTTATAATCAACCAATCTGATACCATCAAACTTAACAAGGATGGTAAAGATTTTATCAAACGACCAAAACTATTCATAGGAGGCTCGTGGACGCATAGTATCAAAGATTAGCTGTTATGTATGTTTCCTGACAGTCTTATTGAAAAACAAATCGTCTGCCATTTTACTGCTCAGATAAATACGGATTAGAGTTCCTTCTTCTTTCATTTCTTTATAGTTCTCTTAGTCACTCTTAATTTTAGCTTTTTTATTTTTAGCTTACTCAAAGAACTAACACTAGATCCGTGGAATTTTTATCCTTACGCACCTACCCAGTCTACTACCATTAAAGTTAACTTTTGTTCTCTTTGTCACTTTTCCAAGCTATACTTAGCTAACCACCTCAGTCGAAACAAAGAGCTTTTCCAGATGTAGGGTATAGGCTATCATATCCCGTTTTATGTCTGCATTTTTCTCTACATCGTGAAAATGAAAGCTTTCCAGAGGGTTCATACCTGTAAAGGCATTCATTCTATGAAAACCAAACAAGGGGCCATCATCTACACTGGTTTCCATGAAAAATTCATTGGGTAGTGTAAAAGCCTCCTTGGGAGCGTTCCATGAAGTAGTCAGCATATACTGCTTGCCATGTAATAGCCCTCCTGTACCATAGTTAATAGCTGGATTCTGAGAAGAACGTCCGTCACTACGGTAAATCCCGTTGTTGTGTCCTTCTGTAAAGACAACATCAATGTATTTTTTGAATCCATGAGGTAACTGAAACCACCAGATAGGTGTATGATAAATTACTATATCTGCCCACTTATATTTTTCTACTTCCTCTTTCGGATTATATTTTTCACTTACATGGGTTGTTTTTACTTCAAAGCCAGGCTGGTTTTTGAAGAATGTTTCTGTAACAGCAGTAAGAGTTTCGTTAAACTGTCCGCCTGAATGCGCAAATGACTGCCCTCCGTTTATAATGAATATCTTTTTCATATCTGTTTTGTTTACTGATACAAAAATACTACAGTTATATATATCAGTAAAATAACTTAAATTATACCTTCGTATCAGAATTATAATACTTTGACTATGGTAAATCTGGAATGGTACCGCACCTTTAAAGCGATATATAAAACCGGCACACTGAGTGGCGCTGCTGAAAGCCTGTTCATTTCTCAACCGGGAGTGAGTCTGCATCTGAGCTCGCTGGAAAGTTATATGGGATATAAGCTGTTTGAACGCACAGGCCGTAGAATGATACCAACCGAAAAAGGAAAGATCTTCTATAATTTTATCAATGAACCTCTGCAAAAGCTAGAAGAAGCAGAAAAAAACTTTCAGAAAAGTACAGAAAAGCATACACCTACAGTAAGTATCGGGATGTGTTTTGAAACATTTCAGATTACATTGGAGCAATATATTTCATCACTTCCCTTCAATGTCATTATCCGGTTCGGTGATTATCCTGAGATGCTGGATAATCTGGAAAAAGGAATACTTGATCTCATCATTACGCCCCAGCAAGGCTTGTCCTCTCAGATTGATCATGAAGCATTCTCATCTGAAACGATTGTACTTGTAGGCGGTGTGGATATAGACGATTTGCCTTTTCAGCACTTAGTCAAAAAGAAAGACAAACAAGGCATGCAGGATTGGCTCATACAACAGAAATGGTATGGAACCACAGGAGATATGGAACATCTGTTTCGTTTCTGGCAGCTAAATTTTAAAAAGCATCCGGATTTCAGACCCAATTACATTGTCCCTAACTTAAATTCCATTGTACGTTGTTTATCCGGAGGGAAAGGACTGGCTGTCATTCCTGACTTCCTTTGTCGGGAGGAAATCAGGAATGGGCAAATCAAGCTTATATGGGAGGGATCACCCAAACTAACCAATACGCTCTATTTTGCTACCCGCAAAAAAACAATGTATCAGGAAGAGATTGAGAGGATCAAACAGCTATTCAAAAGAGTAATGCTTCCTCTACAGAATGAAGGTGAGAATTAATATACAGGCTGGGCATTGTGCTGAAGCCTGTCAAACTTATTGGTAAGCCAAAGCAATAGCAATGTCTCAAAAATCAACGTAAAGGGAATTACAGACAAATTCTTTAAAAACAAAAGTATTGTCCATTCTGAAGCAGAGCTAACCAGAATACCACCTTCTTTCAATTTTAAATAAAAGCAGGTTTCATAAGCGGCTTGATCTATCAGATAGTTAAAAAACCAGGCAATAACCATAAACAATATTAAATTGAATACAAGGGATATCCATTGCTGTTTAAACTTTTGAACAGCGGTTCTCCATTGTTGCTTGCGATTGCCTTTGCTTGTAAAGAATCGTTTTATACGCAGCAGACCATTCTTTACATTGGCAAATCCTAATACATATATACATAAGAGAATACGGGCAGATTCGATTACAACCTCCAGCACGATATGCAACCATGTACTTATTGCACCAAATCCTCCCAATTGAATAACTCTGCCAAAGGCAGCAATGAGGCTAAGACTGACGACTACCAGAAAATGTTTTCTGATAAAGTAGGCAGTGCTTTGTATCAAATTGAAACGATGAGATAGTGTAGCAGATAGATTCATAGGATTGTAGTTTATGAGTAAAAACCATAATTCACTACAAGATAAAAAGAAACACAGTTATCTACCTATAAAGATCTGAATATCTACATATTAATTCGAGCTTTTCATAAGTAGAACTTTGTTATTGAGAAACCACAATTTTCCTGTTGGCCCCAGTCCAAAAAAGTAGTCCCTATGCCCATGATAGCTTGTATCACTTTTATGCAACTCTTCTTTGGCTGTAGCATCCAGCCAGTCAAAATCAAACTCCTGATACCCATAACCCGGAGAAGTATATTCTATTGTATGATAGCGTTTTTGTAAACTATCAAATGTAACAGTATCAAAATACAAAACAGCCTGTAAATAACTATCTGAAGGCCCTGGTACAGACAGTCGTTCATTTTGCCCGGAGTTATCAATAAATGTGTACTGATACTTTACATGTACAGGCTTGAATACACTCAGATTAATCAACTTTGCCAGTTTTGCTTTAGTTGTATCGAGTGTTGTCTGCACATTTGTCTTTGCAGCATTTGTATCCTTAGTTTCCTGCTGGCAACCAACAATCAAAAGTATGAACCCAATAAAGATTGCCACCATACATTTTGCCATAGTATAAAGTTGTCTGAATAGTTTTACTCTGAGTCTAATTCATCATAAAAACTGGATTTCCTAAACTTGCGAATAAAATATTCACGAGTGGCATGTTCACCATTTTTGATGCCAGATGCATCTAATTGAATAGATGTACCAAACAAAGTCATTGTAGCTACTCCTGAATAAAAAATAATTGTATCTGTTCTTTCAGCATTATCTGATGTAGCAAAATGTGTACTGTAAAAATAAGAAGGCAAGGTGTCCAAAAAAAATTGCATAGATTGCTCCGCTTTCTGCAAACTATCTGCAATAGCTTTGGGTGTAAATAACTTTTTTATCACCCGAACACTTATCTCATCATGGCGATTCAGACATTCGGGAAGTAATAGCTCCAATACCTGTTTATACTGGCTTAAACCTTCATAACAACTCGCATATAGAAAATCATATTCATTCTTCTGCATCCAAAAGTATGTTCCACAGGTATAACTAACCGGATATTTTTTAATAGCATCTTCCAGATACTGATAGGCTTCCTTAAATTTTTTTTGTTTCAAACAAATCTTTGTTAGAATAATAGCGGCATCATTTCTATGATCTGCAGTAAAGCTACCATAAGCCCTGATAGTAGTATCTCCAATAATACCCGCTGAGTAATAATGTATGCCAATATAATATGGATCAGAAGAATGAATAACTTTCAGACACAATTTCTCTGCTTCTTCCAGCCTGTCTTCCG comes from the Xanthocytophaga agilis genome and includes:
- a CDS encoding NAD(P)H-dependent oxidoreductase translates to MKKIFIINGGQSFAHSGGQFNETLTAVTETFFKNQPGFEVKTTHVSEKYNPKEEVEKYKWADIVIYHTPIWWFQLPHGFKKYIDVVFTEGHNNGIYRSDGRSSQNPAINYGTGGLLHGKQYMLTTSWNAPKEAFTLPNEFFMETSVDDGPLFGFHRMNAFTGMNPLESFHFHDVEKNADIKRDMIAYTLHLEKLFVSTEVVS
- a CDS encoding LysR family transcriptional regulator → MVNLEWYRTFKAIYKTGTLSGAAESLFISQPGVSLHLSSLESYMGYKLFERTGRRMIPTEKGKIFYNFINEPLQKLEEAEKNFQKSTEKHTPTVSIGMCFETFQITLEQYISSLPFNVIIRFGDYPEMLDNLEKGILDLIITPQQGLSSQIDHEAFSSETIVLVGGVDIDDLPFQHLVKKKDKQGMQDWLIQQKWYGTTGDMEHLFRFWQLNFKKHPDFRPNYIVPNLNSIVRCLSGGKGLAVIPDFLCREEIRNGQIKLIWEGSPKLTNTLYFATRKKTMYQEEIERIKQLFKRVMLPLQNEGEN
- a CDS encoding sugar phosphate isomerase/epimerase family protein is translated as MSLHRRDFLKQLGQASAAAAFLPVLGDAFAASPKKMFFEISLAEWSLHKAIFGKQLSNLDFPVKAKKDFGITIVEYVNTCFFDGTHTFKENATNQTYLKELLMRCKDNGVRNHLIMCDAEGNLGDLDDAKRKQAVENHYKWVEAAKYLGCATIRVNAAGEGTADEVAKAATDGLGRLSEFAAKSKINVIVENHGGYSSDGQWLSKVMKAVNMKNCGTLPDFGNFCLKWQANHAGCDESYDRYKGTEELMPFAKGVSAKTYNFDEKGNEKDMDYAKLLKIVKQAGFKGIVGIEYEGSTLTEEEGIRKTKALLERVGGTV